The following are encoded in a window of Amaranthus tricolor cultivar Red isolate AtriRed21 chromosome 2, ASM2621246v1, whole genome shotgun sequence genomic DNA:
- the LOC130806436 gene encoding zinc finger BED domain-containing protein RICESLEEPER 3-like translates to MMEKWQAYFTDFPYIYGIATILDPRFKTEVLTKVIGFYYQSLDRPSTDVHNYVGTCKKYLAELYDFYASVYNPKRDMSRRASVSARPSYYNSVIANIMTQDDSFVGSSSSSSTSYLELDSYLKHHFEIDQIIYNILEWWKETSVKFPILSRIAKDILAIPASTIALESAFSAGRRVLDEKRSRLAPHSIQICVCKKDWDQAEIRTQGLRNDDDQDDDDDPWMMMDTSASSSGGESAEASNQPHDDDEDE, encoded by the coding sequence atgatggaaaaatggcaagcatattttaccgattttccttatatttatggaatcgcaaccattttggacccacgttttaaaactgaggtccttactaaagtaataggattttattaccaatcgttagatcgcccgtctactgatgtacataattatgtaggaacatgtaaaaaatatttagcagaactctatgatttttacgctagtgtatataacccgaaacgcgatatgtctaggcgtgctagcgtttcggcacgtccctcttactataattcggtaatagctaacataatgactcaagatgatagttttgtaggatcatcttcttcttcctcgacctcatatttagaactagatagttatcttaaacaccactttgaaatagaccaaattatctataatattttggagtggtggaaagaaacatctgttaaatttcccattttatcgagaattgcaaaggatatccttgcaattcccgcgtcaacaattgcgttggagtctgcttttagtgcaggtagaagagttttggacgaaaagcgatctcgtcttgctccacatagtattcaaatatgtgtttgcaagaaagattgggatcaagcggagattcgaacacaaggactaaggaatgatgatgatcaagacgacgatgatgatccatggatgatgatggatacatctgcatcatcgtcaggaggagagtcagcggaagcatctaatcaaccacatgatgatgacgaagacgaatag